In one window of Skermanella rosea DNA:
- a CDS encoding Spy/CpxP family protein refolding chaperone has protein sequence MKRTVLATAVLGTMLAAAVPVFAQGGPGGPGGGPGGPGGPGPRFERMCENLDARIAGMLAFAETRLKITDAQRAAWDSFAQAVRNSEGPMKQRCENPEAFTRPATLPERAKRMEEMMTARLEQVRQIRPALDQLYAGFSDEQKKTADEMMERMMRHGPGGFGEFGHGPRHGHGHGHGHGDGPRGDRDRM, from the coding sequence ATGAAGCGTACCGTTTTGGCAACCGCCGTGCTCGGCACCATGCTCGCGGCAGCCGTGCCGGTCTTCGCCCAGGGCGGTCCCGGTGGCCCCGGCGGCGGCCCTGGCGGCCCCGGTGGTCCCGGCCCGCGCTTCGAGCGGATGTGCGAGAACCTGGACGCCCGCATCGCCGGCATGCTGGCCTTCGCGGAGACCCGCCTGAAGATCACCGACGCTCAGCGCGCGGCTTGGGACAGCTTCGCCCAGGCGGTCAGGAACAGCGAAGGACCGATGAAGCAGCGCTGCGAGAACCCCGAGGCCTTCACCCGGCCCGCGACCCTGCCGGAACGGGCAAAGCGGATGGAGGAGATGATGACGGCCCGGCTCGAACAGGTCCGCCAGATCCGCCCCGCGCTCGACCAGCTCTACGCCGGCTTCTCCGACGAGCAGAAGAAGACCGCCGACGAGATGATGGAGCGCATGATGCGCCACGGGCCGGGCGGCTTCGGCGAGTTCGGCCACGGACCGCGTCACGGACATGGGCACGGGCATGGCCATGGCGACGGCCCGCGCGGCGACCGCGACCGGATGTAA
- a CDS encoding response regulator: MDKQPHLLVVDDDREIRTLISQFLSRHGYRVSSARDGAEMMQVLETSRIDLIVLDLMMPGEDGLALCRRLRAQPGAAGAVPIIMLTAMGEETDRIVGLEMGADDYLAKPFNPRELLARAKAVLRRSTGLPVGAAAEPASRGLTFEGWRLDVAKRELWSPDGVLVQLSAGEFDLLVAFVEHPQRVLNRDQLLDLARGRTAMPFDRSVDVQVSRLRRKIEPDPKEPTLIKTVRSGGYIFTPTVTKA, encoded by the coding sequence ATGGACAAGCAGCCCCACCTCCTCGTGGTCGACGACGACCGGGAAATCCGCACCCTGATCTCCCAGTTCCTCAGCAGGCACGGCTACCGCGTGTCGAGCGCCCGGGACGGGGCGGAGATGATGCAGGTGCTGGAGACGTCGCGCATCGACCTGATCGTGCTCGACCTGATGATGCCCGGCGAGGACGGGTTGGCGCTGTGCCGACGGTTGCGCGCCCAGCCCGGGGCGGCGGGCGCCGTCCCCATCATCATGCTGACCGCCATGGGCGAGGAGACGGACCGGATCGTCGGGCTGGAGATGGGAGCAGACGATTACCTGGCGAAGCCCTTCAACCCACGCGAGCTGCTGGCCCGCGCCAAGGCGGTGCTTCGCCGTTCCACCGGCCTGCCGGTCGGCGCGGCGGCGGAGCCCGCCAGCCGCGGCCTGACCTTCGAAGGGTGGCGGCTGGACGTCGCGAAGCGGGAGTTGTGGTCGCCCGACGGCGTGCTGGTCCAGCTCAGCGCCGGCGAGTTCGACCTGCTGGTCGCCTTCGTCGAGCATCCCCAGCGGGTGCTGAACCGCGATCAGCTGCTCGACCTCGCGCGCGGGCGCACCGCCATGCCGTTCGACCGCAGCGTCGACGTCCAGGTCAGCCGGCTGCGCCGCAAGATCGAGCCGGATCCGAAGGAGCCCACCCTGATCAAGACGGTGCGCAGCGGCGGCTACATCTTCACCCCGACCGTCACGAAGGCCTGA